A genomic window from Phycisphaerales bacterium includes:
- the topA gene encoding type I DNA topoisomerase, with the protein MPLDQPTALGYEIHPIAALPQPAAAPAGSGVPSDRRTKTTKMAKKTKSKSSSRRKNPAAVDTKGKHLVIVESPSKARNINQYLGPDYVVKASVGHVRDLPNKSPKGVKQPVPGVDLEHRFKPTYEILPGKKTTISELKKAARNAADVWFATDLDREGEAIAWHLAQELGIESRDAKRVVFNAVTRSEVRRAFENPHPIDEDRVNAQQARRILDRIVGYQVSPLLWKKVARGLSAGRVQSVAVRLVVEREREIRAFVPDEYWNLSVRLTTQRAKLSTIAQQWMAFAGKLDEKGNPPTIKAQNAWLAKHDAFRADLFEIDGVKPEIGSADAALKIARRAGFTLSDRIEKRDEKAKGPAQHLVEFVGATDPSDFVITSIETKRTTSRPGAPFITSTLQQAASTRLGFGAQRTMRIAQQLYEGVDLPRHGTVGLITYMRTDSTHLSSEAINMARQYIGSTFGDKYLPDAPNSYSSSNKAAQEAHEAIRPTDVSIHPDAVAGALSPDQAKLYRVIWERFVSCQMTPAQWDSTAVLSSPVRDQGLVFKSTGRVLVFDGFLKVAGVPIASDEQTLPAMKEQDHLGPFDLKPLQKFTSPPPRYTEASLVKTLEEEGIGRPSTYAAIIQTIQDRKYVEQRERRFFATDLGEVVTDKLVEAFPDILNLGFTREMEGELDRIESREVDWVAVLDEFYGPFSVRLEEAHETLKHAKAEIEPAPDDIRCEKCGATTVYRFGKNGRFLSCSRYPDCDYASPIDTEGRPRKIEPVDVACPKCGAPMNKRTGRFGAFLGCTRYPDCDGILKLDKKERPVAPQPPPYATDLPCPKCGEPLNLRSGKRGPWLSCSAFPKCRGRGAWTKLDAKDQQRLEKALAAHEKEHPIPVITDLKGHPLTDERGQPLEKPADRGESASGNVSHDAA; encoded by the coding sequence ATGCCACTTGACCAGCCGACTGCCTTGGGGTACGAAATCCACCCAATCGCAGCCCTGCCTCAACCTGCCGCCGCGCCGGCCGGCAGCGGGGTACCCTCGGATCGACGGACAAAGACCACCAAGATGGCCAAAAAGACCAAGTCGAAATCTTCCTCCCGACGCAAAAACCCCGCCGCCGTGGACACGAAGGGCAAGCACCTGGTGATCGTCGAGTCACCCAGCAAGGCTCGCAACATCAACCAGTACCTCGGCCCCGACTACGTCGTCAAGGCGTCGGTCGGGCACGTGCGCGACCTGCCCAACAAGTCGCCCAAGGGAGTCAAGCAGCCGGTGCCCGGCGTCGATCTCGAGCACCGCTTCAAACCGACCTATGAGATTCTGCCCGGAAAGAAGACGACGATCAGCGAACTCAAGAAGGCCGCGCGCAACGCCGCCGACGTCTGGTTCGCCACCGACCTTGATCGCGAGGGCGAAGCCATCGCCTGGCACCTCGCGCAGGAGCTGGGCATCGAATCCCGCGATGCCAAACGCGTCGTCTTCAACGCTGTCACGCGCAGCGAGGTCAGACGCGCCTTTGAGAACCCGCATCCGATCGATGAAGATCGCGTCAACGCGCAGCAGGCGCGGCGCATCCTCGACCGCATCGTGGGCTACCAGGTCTCACCGCTGCTCTGGAAGAAGGTGGCTCGGGGCCTCAGTGCCGGACGCGTCCAGTCGGTCGCCGTGCGGCTCGTGGTCGAGCGCGAGCGGGAGATCCGCGCTTTCGTTCCCGATGAATACTGGAACCTGAGCGTCCGCCTCACCACCCAGCGCGCCAAGCTCTCGACGATCGCCCAGCAGTGGATGGCCTTCGCGGGCAAACTCGATGAGAAGGGCAATCCGCCCACAATCAAGGCGCAGAACGCCTGGCTGGCCAAACATGACGCATTCCGCGCCGACCTCTTCGAGATCGACGGCGTCAAGCCCGAGATCGGAAGCGCCGACGCCGCGCTGAAAATCGCCAGGCGCGCCGGCTTCACGCTCAGCGACCGCATCGAGAAGCGCGACGAGAAAGCCAAGGGCCCCGCCCAGCATCTCGTCGAGTTCGTCGGCGCGACCGACCCGAGCGACTTTGTCATCACCTCGATCGAGACGAAGCGCACCACCTCGCGCCCCGGCGCGCCGTTCATCACCTCGACGCTCCAGCAGGCGGCCTCGACCCGCCTGGGCTTCGGCGCGCAGCGCACCATGCGCATCGCCCAGCAGCTGTACGAAGGCGTCGATCTGCCGCGCCACGGCACCGTCGGCCTCATCACCTACATGCGAACCGACTCGACCCACCTGTCGAGCGAAGCGATCAACATGGCGCGGCAGTACATCGGCTCGACGTTTGGCGACAAGTACCTCCCCGATGCGCCCAACTCCTACAGCAGTTCGAACAAGGCCGCGCAGGAAGCCCACGAAGCCATCCGCCCCACCGACGTGAGCATCCACCCCGACGCCGTTGCCGGCGCGCTCAGCCCCGACCAGGCCAAACTCTACCGCGTGATCTGGGAGCGCTTCGTCTCCTGCCAGATGACGCCGGCCCAGTGGGATTCGACAGCCGTGCTCTCCAGCCCGGTGCGCGATCAGGGCCTCGTCTTCAAGTCCACCGGACGGGTGCTCGTCTTCGACGGCTTCCTCAAGGTCGCCGGCGTGCCCATCGCTTCCGACGAGCAGACGCTGCCGGCGATGAAGGAGCAGGACCATCTCGGCCCGTTCGATCTCAAGCCTCTGCAGAAGTTCACCAGTCCGCCGCCGCGCTACACCGAAGCATCGCTCGTCAAGACGCTCGAAGAAGAAGGCATTGGCCGGCCCTCCACCTACGCCGCGATCATCCAGACCATTCAGGATCGCAAGTACGTCGAGCAGCGCGAGCGCCGCTTCTTTGCCACCGACCTCGGCGAAGTCGTCACCGACAAACTCGTCGAGGCATTCCCCGACATTCTCAACCTCGGCTTTACGCGCGAGATGGAAGGCGAACTCGATCGCATCGAGTCGCGCGAAGTGGACTGGGTCGCGGTGCTCGACGAGTTTTACGGTCCGTTCAGCGTGCGGCTCGAAGAAGCGCACGAGACGCTCAAGCACGCCAAGGCCGAAATCGAACCCGCGCCCGACGACATCCGCTGCGAAAAGTGCGGCGCCACCACCGTCTACCGCTTCGGCAAGAACGGCCGCTTCCTCAGCTGCTCGCGCTATCCGGATTGCGATTACGCGTCGCCCATCGACACGGAGGGCCGGCCGCGCAAGATCGAGCCGGTCGATGTCGCCTGCCCCAAGTGCGGCGCGCCGATGAACAAGCGCACCGGGCGCTTCGGCGCCTTCCTGGGCTGCACGAGATACCCGGACTGCGACGGCATCCTGAAACTCGACAAGAAGGAGCGCCCCGTCGCGCCCCAGCCGCCGCCCTATGCGACTGATCTGCCGTGCCCCAAGTGCGGCGAGCCGCTGAACCTTCGCAGCGGCAAGCGCGGCCCGTGGCTGAGTTGCTCCGCGTTCCCCAAGTGCCGCGGCCGGGGCGCTTGGACGAAACTCGATGCCAAGGATCAGCAGCGTCTCGAGAAGGCGCTGGCGGCGCATGAGAAGGAACATCCGATTCCCGTGATTACCGACCTCAAGGGCCACCCGCTGACCGACGAGCGCGGCCAGCCGCTCGAG
- the miaA gene encoding tRNA (adenosine(37)-N6)-dimethylallyltransferase MiaA, protein MTTEQRPVILIVGPTAGGKSGLALSLAQRLPGGGEIISADSMQVYRGMDIGTAKPTREEQQLVPHHLIDVVEPDEPFSVDDWLKAAERCIAEIRARGRWPIVVGGTNLYVKAFLEGLFEGPPPDDSLRAQLAGWSLADLHAEVARVDPASAQRIHRNDRKRLTRALEVHRATGKPLSQWQSQWSGRARRGDVTLIGLDWPVEAINPRINARVKAMLEAGLVDEVKALHAASRLGSQAREALGYKQLLAALEGNDSLEAAVEQIKIETRRFARKQRTWLKSFRLYPDSCWIACAGLQAQDIAHQAFNFISTRTGGNPPAAHTPA, encoded by the coding sequence CCTGCCCGGCGGCGGCGAGATCATCAGCGCCGATTCGATGCAGGTCTATCGCGGCATGGACATCGGCACCGCCAAGCCAACCCGCGAAGAACAGCAACTCGTCCCCCACCACCTCATCGACGTCGTCGAGCCCGACGAGCCTTTTTCCGTTGACGACTGGCTCAAGGCGGCCGAGCGCTGCATCGCCGAGATTCGCGCCCGCGGCCGCTGGCCGATTGTCGTAGGCGGAACGAATCTTTACGTGAAGGCGTTTCTCGAAGGCCTCTTCGAAGGTCCGCCGCCCGATGACTCGCTGCGCGCCCAACTTGCCGGGTGGTCGCTCGCCGATCTGCACGCCGAGGTCGCGCGCGTCGATCCCGCCAGCGCCCAGCGCATCCACCGCAACGACCGCAAGCGCCTGACGCGGGCCCTGGAGGTGCATCGCGCCACCGGAAAGCCGCTGAGCCAGTGGCAGTCGCAGTGGAGCGGCAGGGCGCGTCGCGGCGACGTCACCCTGATCGGTCTCGACTGGCCCGTTGAAGCGATCAATCCGCGCATCAACGCCCGGGTGAAGGCCATGCTGGAGGCGGGCCTGGTCGATGAAGTGAAGGCCCTGCACGCCGCCAGCCGGCTCGGTTCGCAGGCGCGCGAAGCACTCGGTTACAAGCAGTTGCTGGCCGCTCTCGAGGGCAACGACAGCCTCGAAGCGGCGGTCGAGCAGATCAAGATCGAGACGCGGCGCTTCGCCCGCAAACAGCGGACATGGCTCAAGAGTTTCCGGCTCTACCCTGATTCTTGCTGGATTGCCTGCGCAGGCTTGCAGGCGCAAGACATTGCACACCAAGCCTTTAACTTCATCAGCACCCGGACCGGTGGCAATCCGCCGGCAGCGCACACTCCGGCTTGA